A portion of the Candidatus Desulfofervidus auxilii genome contains these proteins:
- a CDS encoding 2-isopropylmalate synthase, with product MARRILIFDTTLRDGEQVPGAKLNIDQKLIVAKQLEKLGVDIIEAGFPASSPGDARAVNLVAQKVRKPIIAGLARALKRDIDILWEAIKDAERPRIHVFLAASDIHIEKKLRLDRQRALEMAVEAVKYAKKYCSDVEFSPEDATRADFDYLCQVVEETIKAGATVINIPDTVGYAIPEEFGELIRRLREKVPVTDKIILSVHCHNDLGLATANSIIAIRNGATQVECTINGIGERAGNAALEEIVMILKTRPYYFEVETNIVTQEIIPTSRLVSRMMNLPVQPNKAIVGSNAFAHSSGIHQDGILKDRRTYEIIRPEDVGAQAHLLVLTARSGRRALKQKLTELGYELSDEIFERTYNRFLAVADRKKEITAEDLKSIVEVELSKVPETYSLVKMVVTTQAMSGNDLPLAILTLSKGEENLTQAAVGNGPVDAVFKCINQITGLPINLLDYTVEAVTSGAEALGEATVKIEINGQIISGRGTSPDVIEASARAYLNAVNRYFALYK from the coding sequence ATGGCCAGAAGAATTTTAATTTTTGATACTACTTTACGCGATGGAGAACAAGTGCCAGGTGCAAAACTTAATATTGATCAAAAATTGATTGTAGCTAAGCAATTAGAAAAATTAGGTGTAGATATTATTGAAGCTGGTTTCCCTGCCTCTTCTCCAGGTGATGCTAGAGCTGTTAATTTAGTAGCTCAAAAAGTAAGAAAACCTATTATTGCTGGACTTGCTCGAGCATTAAAAAGAGATATAGATATTCTTTGGGAAGCAATAAAAGACGCAGAAAGACCAAGAATTCACGTATTTTTAGCTGCTTCAGACATTCATATTGAAAAAAAACTACGTTTGGATAGACAAAGAGCTCTAGAAATGGCAGTAGAAGCAGTTAAGTATGCTAAAAAATATTGTTCAGATGTAGAGTTTTCACCAGAAGATGCTACCAGAGCAGATTTTGATTATCTTTGTCAGGTAGTAGAAGAAACTATTAAAGCAGGAGCTACAGTTATAAATATTCCGGATACTGTAGGTTATGCTATTCCTGAAGAATTTGGTGAACTTATCCGACGTTTAAGGGAAAAAGTGCCAGTTACAGATAAAATTATTCTCAGTGTACATTGTCATAATGATCTTGGATTAGCCACTGCTAATAGCATTATAGCTATTCGTAATGGAGCTACACAAGTAGAATGCACTATTAATGGTATTGGTGAAAGGGCAGGAAATGCTGCTTTGGAAGAAATAGTTATGATTTTAAAAACAAGACCTTATTATTTTGAGGTAGAAACAAATATTGTTACTCAAGAAATTATTCCTACAAGTCGTTTAGTTAGTCGTATGATGAACTTACCTGTCCAGCCTAATAAAGCTATTGTTGGAAGTAATGCATTTGCTCATTCTTCAGGTATTCATCAAGATGGTATTCTTAAGGATCGCCGCACTTATGAAATCATAAGACCAGAAGATGTGGGAGCTCAAGCCCATCTGCTTGTACTTACAGCACGCTCTGGCAGAAGGGCATTAAAACAAAAATTAACAGAACTGGGCTATGAACTTTCTGATGAAATATTTGAACGGACTTATAATCGTTTTTTGGCAGTGGCTGATAGAAAAAAAGAGATAACAGCCGAAGATTTAAAATCCATTGTGGAAGTAGAGCTTTCTAAAGTACCTGAAACTTATAGTTTAGTTAAAATGGTAGTTACAACCCAAGCAATGAGTGGCAATGACTTGCCATTAGCTATTCTTACTTTATCTAAAGGAGAAGAAAATCTTACTCAAGCAGCTGTAGGTAATGGCCCTGTAGATGCAGTTTTTAAATGTATTAATCAGATTACAGGTCTTCCTATAAATCTTCTTGATTATACTGTAGAAGCTGTAACTTCTGGAGCTGAAGCTTTAGGAGAAGCTACAGTCAAAATAGAAATAAATGGCCAAATTATAAGTGGAAGGGGTACTAGTCCAGATGTAATAGAAGCCAGTGCTAGAGCATATTTAAATGCAGTTAATCGCTATTTCGCCCTTTATAAATAA